In Vibrio marisflavi CECT 7928, the following are encoded in one genomic region:
- a CDS encoding NADH:ubiquinone reductase (Na(+)-transporting) subunit B, which translates to MGLKKFIEDIEHHFEPGGKHEKWFALYEAAATLFYTPGTVTKTGSHVRDSVDLKRIMIMVWLAVFPAMFWGMYNAGGQAIAALNHLYSGQQLADIVSGDWHYWFTEMLGGTMAADAGWGSKLVLGATYFLPIYLTVFLVGGFWEVLFCMVRKHEVNEGFFVTSILFALIVPPTLPLWQAALGITFGVVVAKEIFGGTGRNFLNPALAGRAFLFFAYPAQISGDLVWTAADGFSGATPLSQWSQGGHGALVDNVTGHTITWMDAFIGNIPGSIGEVSFIALAIGAAFIVYMGIASWRIIAGVMIGMIAVSTMFNVIGSDTNPMFSMPWYWHMVLGGFAFGMFFMATDPVSASFTDKGKWAYGILIGAMCVMVRVVNPAYPEGMMLAILFANLFAPLFDHVVIEKNIKRRLGRYGKQ; encoded by the coding sequence ATGGGCCTTAAAAAGTTTATAGAAGATATTGAGCACCACTTCGAACCGGGCGGTAAGCATGAGAAATGGTTTGCCTTGTATGAAGCGGCAGCAACGCTATTTTATACACCGGGAACAGTGACAAAAACGGGCTCACATGTCCGTGATAGCGTTGACTTAAAACGTATCATGATTATGGTTTGGCTAGCGGTTTTCCCTGCAATGTTCTGGGGAATGTACAACGCTGGTGGTCAAGCTATTGCTGCATTGAACCACTTATATTCTGGTCAACAACTTGCGGATATTGTAAGTGGTGACTGGCACTATTGGTTTACCGAAATGCTCGGCGGAACAATGGCTGCAGATGCCGGGTGGGGCAGTAAGCTGGTACTCGGTGCAACCTACTTCTTGCCTATCTACCTGACGGTATTCCTCGTCGGTGGTTTCTGGGAAGTCTTGTTCTGTATGGTGCGTAAGCATGAGGTAAATGAAGGCTTCTTCGTTACTTCAATCCTATTTGCTCTGATTGTTCCACCAACACTGCCTCTTTGGCAAGCGGCACTAGGTATTACCTTTGGTGTTGTTGTAGCAAAAGAAATTTTCGGTGGTACAGGGCGTAACTTCCTCAACCCGGCACTTGCTGGGCGTGCATTCCTGTTCTTTGCTTATCCGGCACAAATCTCAGGCGATTTAGTTTGGACTGCTGCTGACGGTTTCTCTGGTGCAACTCCTTTGAGCCAATGGTCTCAAGGTGGTCATGGCGCGCTAGTTGACAATGTGACAGGCCACACTATTACTTGGATGGATGCGTTCATCGGTAATATTCCAGGTTCAATTGGTGAAGTATCGTTTATCGCACTTGCGATTGGCGCTGCATTTATTGTCTACATGGGCATTGCATCTTGGCGCATTATTGCTGGCGTTATGATCGGTATGATTGCTGTATCGACTATGTTTAACGTTATTGGTTCAGATACAAACCCAATGTTTAGCATGCCTTGGTACTGGCACATGGTTCTTGGTGGCTTTGCATTTGGTATGTTCTTTATGGCGACAGACCCTGTATCAGCATCCTTTACTGATAAAGGTAAGTGGGCATACGGAATCTTGATTGGTGCAATGTGTGTCATGGTACGCGTAGTTAACCCAGCTTATCCAGAAGGAATGATGCTGGCGATTCTATTCGCAAACTTATTTGCACCACTGTTTGACCACGTGGTTATAGAGAAGAACATCAAGCGGAGACTTGGGCGCTATGGCAAGCAATAA
- a CDS encoding DUF2884 family protein produces the protein MTKFLVGVATLLLSTSSWAAMCNVDLANEVQITGQSVAIVNSNGQTAMISANDNLSIEGKNVPLNNEQKKGLDSYREHVSQYAPAIKQFIGKNLTFADNIVDEVSKNLGAPNAFDSFKKSMRTFAGDIQSQYYKGDSLILPANTFESAKAQLPTYYAKAKSLFDTEFVNQAFNVMSTKMNQNGGINLTEFSNKISTLKKQVEVQLNTHSAQLKQQGKKMCQSLNELKREEQSLHKEVPELEGYSIFKK, from the coding sequence ATGACCAAATTTCTTGTTGGCGTAGCTACGCTGTTACTGAGTACATCTAGCTGGGCAGCAATGTGTAATGTTGATTTGGCCAATGAAGTACAAATCACTGGGCAATCTGTTGCTATCGTCAACTCCAATGGGCAAACAGCGATGATTTCAGCAAACGATAATTTATCTATCGAAGGTAAAAATGTGCCTCTCAATAATGAGCAAAAGAAAGGGTTAGACAGCTATCGTGAGCATGTAAGTCAGTATGCTCCAGCGATTAAACAATTTATCGGAAAAAACCTCACATTTGCAGACAATATTGTTGATGAAGTATCGAAAAACTTAGGTGCGCCGAATGCTTTCGATAGCTTCAAGAAGTCAATGAGAACATTTGCTGGGGATATTCAGTCACAGTATTATAAGGGAGATAGCTTGATTCTACCTGCCAATACTTTTGAATCAGCTAAAGCTCAATTACCCACCTATTATGCTAAGGCCAAATCATTATTCGATACAGAATTTGTTAACCAAGCCTTCAACGTGATGTCTACAAAAATGAATCAAAATGGTGGCATTAATCTTACTGAGTTTTCCAATAAAATCTCGACTTTAAAAAAGCAGGTAGAAGTACAGCTTAATACTCATTCTGCTCAGCTGAAACAGCAAGGGAAGAAGATGTGTCAGTCTCTAAATGAGTTAAAACGAGAAGAACAATCACTACATAAAGAAGTTCCAGAGCTAGAAGGTTATAGCATATTCAAAAAGTAG
- the nqrF gene encoding NADH:ubiquinone reductase (Na(+)-transporting) subunit F, translating into MESILLGVVMFTLIVLVLVLVILFAKSKLVPTGDITISINGDDDKSIVTAPGGKLLSALAGSGVFVSSACGGGGSCGQCKVKVKNGGGDILPTELDHITKGEAREGERLACQVAVKTDMEIELPEEIFGVKKWECKVISNDNKATFIKELKLQIPDGESVPFRAGGYIQIEAPAHHIKYSDFDVPEEYREDWNKFNLFRYESKVNEECIRAYSMANYPEEEGIIMLNVRIATPPPNNPDVPPGIMSSFIWSLKEGDKCTISGPFGEFFAKDTDAEMVFVGGGAGMAPMRSHIFDQLKRLKSKRKMSFWYGARSKREMFYVEDFDGLQSENDNFVWHCALSDPMPEDNWDGYTGFIHNVLYDNYLRDHDAPEDCEYYMCGPPMMNAAVIGMLKDLGVEDENILLDDFGG; encoded by the coding sequence ATGGAGAGTATTCTTCTTGGTGTAGTGATGTTTACTCTGATTGTACTGGTGTTGGTATTAGTAATTCTATTTGCTAAATCCAAACTGGTTCCAACAGGTGACATTACCATTTCAATTAATGGGGATGACGATAAATCTATCGTTACTGCTCCGGGCGGCAAACTGCTTAGTGCACTTGCAGGTTCTGGCGTATTCGTTTCATCAGCTTGTGGTGGCGGTGGCTCATGTGGCCAGTGTAAAGTCAAAGTTAAAAATGGTGGCGGTGATATTCTGCCAACAGAACTTGATCACATCACAAAGGGTGAAGCTCGAGAAGGTGAACGCTTAGCGTGTCAGGTTGCAGTGAAAACTGACATGGAAATAGAGCTTCCTGAAGAAATTTTTGGTGTTAAAAAGTGGGAATGTAAAGTTATCTCTAATGATAACAAAGCTACTTTCATCAAAGAACTTAAGCTACAAATTCCAGATGGTGAATCTGTACCGTTCCGTGCGGGTGGTTATATCCAAATTGAAGCACCAGCTCACCATATCAAATATTCTGACTTCGATGTTCCTGAAGAGTATCGTGAAGACTGGAACAAGTTTAACCTGTTCCGCTACGAGTCTAAGGTTAACGAAGAGTGTATTCGTGCATACTCAATGGCGAACTATCCGGAAGAAGAAGGCATTATCATGCTGAACGTCCGTATTGCGACACCTCCACCAAATAACCCAGATGTACCACCGGGCATTATGTCTTCGTTCATCTGGTCTTTGAAAGAAGGTGACAAGTGTACTATCTCTGGTCCATTCGGTGAGTTCTTCGCGAAAGATACTGATGCAGAAATGGTGTTTGTTGGTGGTGGTGCAGGTATGGCTCCAATGCGTTCTCACATATTCGACCAATTGAAGCGTTTGAAGTCAAAACGTAAGATGTCTTTCTGGTATGGTGCACGTTCAAAACGCGAAATGTTCTATGTAGAAGACTTCGATGGTTTGCAATCAGAGAACGACAACTTTGTGTGGCACTGTGCGCTTTCAGACCCAATGCCAGAAGATAACTGGGATGGGTATACAGGATTTATTCACAATGTATTGTATGACAACTACTTGAGAGATCATGATGCTCCAGAAGATTGTGAATACTACATGTGTGGTCCTCCAATGATGAACGCTGCTGTCATTGGTATGCTGAAAGATTTAGGCGTTGAAGACGAAAATATCCTACTGGATGATTTCGGCGGCTAA
- a CDS encoding BolA family protein produces MIKDVLETKLTEGFEPTFLKVINESYMHNVPEGSESHFKVVVVSTQFEGQRLVARHRAVNQVLSNELANNIHALSIKAYTPEEWQENGQVIPETPPCMGGDKK; encoded by the coding sequence ATGATTAAAGATGTGTTAGAAACGAAACTTACCGAGGGCTTTGAGCCAACTTTCTTAAAGGTTATCAATGAAAGTTATATGCACAATGTTCCTGAAGGCTCTGAAAGTCATTTCAAAGTTGTAGTGGTGAGCACTCAGTTTGAAGGTCAACGTTTAGTAGCAAGACACCGTGCTGTTAACCAAGTATTATCAAATGAGTTGGCCAATAATATTCATGCGCTTTCAATCAAAGCCTATACACCTGAAGAGTGGCAAGAGAACGGGCAGGTCATACCAGAAACGCCTCCTTGCATGGGTGGAGATAAAAAGTAA
- a CDS encoding Na(+)-translocating NADH-quinone reductase subunit A, which produces MITIKKGLDLPIAGAPSQVIDDGKAIKKVALLGEEYVGMRPTMHVRVGDDVKKAQVLFEDKKNPGVKFTSPASGKVVEVNRGAKRVLQSVVIEVSGDEQVTFDKYEENELAGLDRSVVVSQLVESGLWTSLRTRPFSKVPAIDSSTKAIFVTAMDTNPLAADPELFINEQAKAFRAGLDVLSALTEEKVYVCKADKSLPNSSSSKVEEHSFNGPHPAGLVGTHMHFLYPVNAENVAWSINYQDVIAVGQLFLTGELFTDRVVSMAGPVVNNPRLIRTQVGANLSDLTDGELMNGEVRVISGSVLTGTEATGPHNYLGRYHLQVSVLREGRDKELFGWAMPGKNRFSVTRSFLGHLFKGQLFNMTTSTNGSDRAMVPIGNYEKVMPLDMEPTLLLRDLCAGDTDSAQRLGALELDEEDLALCTFVCPGKYEYGPLLRECLDTIEKEG; this is translated from the coding sequence ATGATTACAATAAAAAAGGGATTGGACCTTCCAATAGCAGGAGCTCCTTCTCAGGTGATTGATGATGGCAAAGCCATCAAAAAAGTCGCCTTGCTAGGCGAAGAGTACGTGGGTATGCGCCCAACAATGCATGTCCGAGTCGGGGATGACGTAAAGAAAGCCCAAGTTCTTTTTGAAGACAAAAAGAACCCAGGAGTGAAATTTACTTCTCCAGCAAGCGGTAAAGTTGTCGAAGTAAATCGCGGCGCAAAGCGTGTCCTTCAATCTGTAGTGATTGAAGTGTCAGGTGATGAGCAAGTGACGTTTGACAAGTATGAAGAAAACGAGCTGGCGGGCTTAGACCGTTCAGTAGTTGTTTCTCAGCTTGTTGAATCAGGACTTTGGACTTCACTGCGTACTCGTCCATTTAGCAAGGTTCCAGCAATAGATTCTTCAACAAAAGCTATCTTTGTTACAGCAATGGATACCAATCCGTTAGCTGCAGATCCTGAGCTGTTTATTAACGAGCAAGCTAAAGCGTTCCGCGCTGGTCTTGATGTACTGTCAGCTCTGACAGAAGAAAAAGTATATGTCTGCAAAGCAGATAAAAGTTTACCTAACTCTTCTAGCTCGAAAGTAGAAGAGCATTCGTTCAATGGTCCGCATCCTGCCGGTCTTGTTGGTACTCACATGCATTTCCTTTATCCGGTAAATGCTGAAAATGTAGCTTGGAGTATTAACTATCAAGATGTGATTGCAGTTGGACAGTTATTTTTGACTGGTGAGCTGTTCACAGATCGTGTGGTATCGATGGCAGGGCCAGTGGTAAATAATCCTAGGTTAATCCGTACTCAAGTTGGAGCTAACCTTAGCGATCTTACTGACGGTGAGCTAATGAATGGTGAGGTTCGAGTTATCTCAGGCTCTGTACTGACTGGTACTGAAGCTACAGGTCCTCACAACTATCTTGGTCGCTATCACCTACAAGTGTCTGTATTGAGAGAAGGCCGTGACAAAGAACTATTCGGCTGGGCAATGCCGGGTAAAAACAGGTTCTCTGTTACGCGTTCATTCCTAGGGCATCTATTCAAAGGTCAGCTATTCAATATGACGACGTCTACCAATGGTAGTGATCGTGCAATGGTGCCAATTGGTAACTATGAAAAAGTGATGCCTTTAGATATGGAACCAACCTTGTTGCTCCGTGACCTTTGTGCTGGCGATACAGACAGCGCTCAACGTTTAGGTGCACTTGAGCTGGATGAAGAAGATCTCGCATTGTGTACTTTCGTGTGCCCAGGCAAGTACGAGTATGGTCCACTACTTCGTGAGTGCCTAGATACAATCGAGAAGGAAGGGTAA
- a CDS encoding GGDEF domain-containing response regulator: MNNRILLVEDSKALRNFLSQQLGSLGCHVVSAGSVAETQQVLSKENDFVCAVLDYCLPDGENGEVIDLVLESNLKVVVLTSYFSGEIREHFLSKGVLEYILKDSMCSVSYLIPFIKRIMNNVKHHALVVDDSRTMRTNIVQLLDHQYIRTTEAEDGDDAISKLAANTDITFVITDYAMPNKDGVEMIKEVRQLYNQNQLAILGLSGSSDRTLTAQFLKAGANDFLYKPFNQEEFYCRIHQMLNMKEATDELYRMANQDVLTGLWNRRYLFEHDGEHSGDRNIAMLDIDYFKKVNDSHGHDAGDLVLIEVAKAVKNSFKDGIAVRFGGEEFCILQHGNYDSFVARLDTMRQEIEQIRVSHLDTQIQVTISIGATNTEGNLDEQIKLADQRLYDSKEGGRNRITSR; the protein is encoded by the coding sequence TTGAATAATAGAATATTGCTTGTTGAAGACAGTAAAGCGTTGAGAAACTTTTTATCCCAACAACTTGGTTCTCTTGGTTGTCATGTAGTAAGTGCTGGCTCCGTTGCGGAAACCCAACAAGTTCTATCCAAAGAAAATGATTTTGTTTGTGCTGTTTTAGACTACTGCTTACCCGATGGCGAAAATGGCGAAGTGATTGATCTAGTACTTGAAAGCAACCTCAAAGTAGTCGTTCTGACGTCTTACTTTAGTGGTGAGATCCGTGAACACTTTCTGTCAAAGGGGGTTCTAGAGTACATTTTAAAAGACAGTATGTGCTCTGTTTCTTACCTCATTCCATTTATAAAAAGGATCATGAACAACGTTAAACACCATGCCTTGGTGGTTGATGACTCACGCACTATGAGAACAAATATCGTACAGCTACTTGATCATCAATACATTAGAACAACGGAAGCAGAGGATGGTGATGACGCCATATCCAAGCTTGCTGCCAACACAGATATTACCTTTGTCATTACAGACTATGCTATGCCAAACAAAGATGGCGTTGAAATGATTAAAGAAGTACGCCAGCTTTACAATCAAAACCAGTTAGCCATTTTAGGGCTCTCCGGTAGTTCGGATAGAACCCTCACGGCTCAATTTCTAAAAGCTGGAGCCAACGACTTTCTCTACAAGCCATTTAACCAAGAAGAGTTTTATTGCCGTATACACCAGATGCTAAATATGAAGGAAGCAACAGATGAACTGTATAGAATGGCAAACCAAGATGTACTGACTGGGTTATGGAACAGACGTTACCTCTTCGAGCATGATGGCGAGCACTCTGGAGATAGAAATATCGCTATGCTGGATATTGATTATTTTAAGAAGGTCAATGACTCTCATGGCCACGATGCTGGGGATTTAGTACTTATAGAGGTTGCAAAAGCCGTCAAAAATAGTTTTAAGGATGGTATTGCTGTCAGGTTTGGTGGTGAAGAGTTTTGTATATTGCAGCATGGCAACTATGATAGTTTCGTCGCAAGATTAGATACTATGCGACAAGAAATAGAACAGATTCGCGTCTCTCATTTAGACACTCAAATCCAAGTTACCATCAGTATCGGAGCAACCAACACCGAAGGCAACTTAGATGAACAAATCAAGCTTGCAGATCAAAGGCTCTATGATTCTAAAGAAGGTGGACGAAATCGGATAACTTCTCGTTGA
- a CDS encoding Na(+)-translocating NADH-quinone reductase subunit C, with the protein MASNNDSIKKTLLVVIILSLVCSIIVSVAAVGLRSKQKENAVLDRQTKILEVAGITEKGSVPELFGKYIEPRLIDFKTGSFEKGDAANFDEQKAAKDPATSIKLTPAEDVAKIGRRANTGVVYLVKQEGKVTRVILPINGTGLWSMMYAFVAVKTDGDTVTGLTYYQQGETPGLGGEVENPTWRAQFVGKKLYDANFKPAIKVVKGGAPEGSTHDVDALSGATLTSNGVQHTFDFWLGNLGYGPFLAKVRNGELNNG; encoded by the coding sequence ATGGCAAGCAATAACGATAGCATTAAAAAGACGCTGCTCGTTGTCATTATATTGAGCTTAGTATGCTCGATTATCGTATCGGTAGCAGCAGTCGGCCTGCGTAGTAAACAAAAAGAAAACGCTGTCTTGGATAGACAGACGAAAATTCTTGAAGTTGCAGGCATTACAGAAAAAGGGTCGGTTCCAGAACTTTTTGGTAAATATATCGAACCTCGCCTTATTGATTTTAAAACTGGTAGCTTTGAAAAAGGTGATGCAGCGAACTTTGACGAGCAAAAAGCGGCAAAAGATCCTGCTACCTCAATCAAACTAACACCTGCAGAGGACGTAGCCAAAATCGGTCGACGTGCAAATACAGGTGTTGTTTATCTTGTTAAACAAGAAGGAAAAGTTACTAGAGTCATCCTGCCAATCAACGGTACTGGCCTTTGGTCAATGATGTACGCGTTTGTTGCGGTTAAAACTGATGGTGACACAGTTACAGGCCTAACTTATTACCAACAAGGGGAAACTCCAGGACTTGGTGGCGAAGTAGAAAACCCTACTTGGCGTGCTCAGTTTGTTGGCAAGAAGTTGTATGACGCTAACTTTAAGCCAGCAATCAAAGTGGTAAAAGGTGGTGCACCTGAAGGTTCAACTCACGATGTCGACGCACTGTCTGGTGCAACATTGACGAGTAACGGTGTTCAGCACACGTTCGACTTTTGGCTTGGAAACCTAGGTTATGGTCCTTTCTTAGCGAAAGTAAGAAATGGAGAGTTAAATAATGGCTAG
- the nqrM gene encoding (Na+)-NQR maturation NqrM, protein MEVFLITFAIFLLVIAAMAVGYIFQRKTVSGSCGGLGSVGIEKVCNCPEPCDARKKREAKEAARAEKLAQWKKDKII, encoded by the coding sequence GTGGAAGTATTTTTAATAACGTTTGCAATCTTTCTGCTTGTTATTGCGGCAATGGCTGTTGGCTACATTTTCCAACGAAAAACTGTGAGCGGCAGCTGTGGTGGACTAGGCTCGGTAGGGATAGAAAAAGTCTGTAATTGCCCTGAGCCATGTGATGCTAGAAAGAAAAGAGAAGCGAAAGAAGCGGCTAGGGCAGAAAAATTAGCTCAGTGGAAAAAAGACAAGATCATCTAA
- the nqrE gene encoding NADH:ubiquinone reductase (Na(+)-transporting) subunit E, with amino-acid sequence MEHYISLLVKSIFLENMALAFFLGMCTFLAVSKKVKTAFGLGVAVTVVLTLAVPVNELVYNHVLKENALIEGVDLSFLNFITFIGVIAALVQILEMILDRFFPPLYNALGIFLPLITVNCAIFGGVSFMVQRDYNFAESVVYGFGSGVGWMLAIVALAGIREKMKYSDVPPGLRGLGITFITVGLMALGFMSFSGVQL; translated from the coding sequence ATGGAACATTATATTAGCTTGCTTGTTAAGTCTATTTTCCTTGAGAACATGGCTTTAGCCTTCTTCCTAGGAATGTGTACTTTCCTGGCTGTATCGAAAAAAGTTAAAACAGCATTCGGCCTAGGTGTCGCGGTTACGGTAGTACTTACCTTAGCGGTACCAGTGAATGAGCTGGTTTATAACCACGTACTGAAAGAGAACGCGTTAATTGAAGGTGTGGATCTAAGCTTCCTAAACTTCATTACTTTTATCGGTGTTATCGCGGCGTTGGTTCAGATCTTAGAAATGATTCTAGACCGCTTCTTTCCACCGCTATACAACGCTCTCGGAATCTTCCTTCCATTGATTACCGTAAACTGTGCCATATTTGGTGGCGTTTCGTTCATGGTTCAGCGTGATTATAACTTTGCGGAGTCGGTCGTATACGGTTTTGGTTCTGGTGTCGGTTGGATGCTAGCGATTGTTGCTCTTGCGGGCATTCGTGAGAAGATGAAGTACTCTGACGTACCTCCAGGTCTACGTGGTCTAGGTATCACGTTTATTACTGTAGGTCTTATGGCGTTAGGCTTTATGTCTTTCTCTGGTGTTCAACTGTAA
- the dinB gene encoding DNA polymerase IV, with amino-acid sequence MINIRKIIHVDMDCFYAAVEMRDNPEYRDKPIAVGGSEKQRGVLSTCNYAAREFGIRSAMPTAQAKKLCPELIVVPGRMALYKEISKQIRSIFSKYTSVIEPLSLDEAFLDVTDSSHCNGSATLIASAIRQDIWNELNLTASAGIAPIKFLAKVASDINKPNGQFVIPPDSVQVFIDDLPLNKIPGVGKVGIKKLNEKGYFTCKDIRSGDYREILSQFGRMGASLWKKSHGIDNREIVVERERKSVGVERTFSENIMSFEQCWQVIETRLYPELESRLKKVSPNKEIVKQGIKMKFADFTLTTIEHVHHILELDYFRKLLIEIMRRQNGREIRLLGLSVMLKPEEQNRQLSFFE; translated from the coding sequence ATGATAAATATTCGGAAAATCATACATGTAGATATGGATTGCTTTTACGCAGCCGTGGAAATGCGTGACAACCCAGAATATCGTGATAAGCCGATCGCTGTTGGTGGTAGTGAAAAGCAGCGTGGAGTGCTAAGTACGTGTAACTATGCCGCCAGAGAGTTCGGAATACGAAGTGCAATGCCAACAGCCCAAGCTAAGAAGCTTTGCCCAGAGTTAATTGTGGTCCCGGGGCGAATGGCATTGTATAAAGAAATATCTAAGCAAATTCGGTCAATCTTTTCTAAATACACCTCTGTTATAGAGCCCTTGTCGTTAGACGAGGCTTTTTTGGATGTTACCGATAGCAGCCACTGTAACGGTTCTGCAACGTTGATTGCTTCTGCTATTCGGCAAGATATATGGAACGAATTGAATTTAACAGCTTCAGCTGGTATTGCTCCTATAAAATTTCTTGCCAAAGTTGCTTCGGATATCAATAAACCAAATGGTCAGTTCGTTATACCACCAGATAGTGTCCAAGTTTTTATTGATGATTTACCACTTAATAAAATTCCCGGCGTCGGTAAAGTGGGAATTAAAAAGTTAAACGAAAAAGGCTATTTCACGTGTAAAGATATACGTTCTGGAGATTATCGAGAAATCTTAAGCCAGTTCGGCCGCATGGGCGCTTCGCTTTGGAAGAAAAGCCACGGAATAGATAATCGAGAGATCGTGGTTGAACGAGAAAGAAAATCTGTTGGTGTTGAGAGAACCTTTAGTGAAAATATCATGAGCTTTGAACAGTGCTGGCAAGTTATTGAAACTCGATTGTATCCAGAGCTAGAAAGTCGATTGAAAAAAGTGAGCCCTAACAAAGAAATAGTAAAGCAAGGCATAAAAATGAAATTCGCTGACTTTACTTTGACAACCATTGAGCACGTCCATCACATTCTTGAGTTGGATTACTTTAGGAAATTGCTCATTGAGATTATGAGAAGGCAAAATGGGCGAGAGATTCGCCTTTTAGGTCTTAGTGTCATGTTAAAGCCCGAAGAGCAAAACAGGCAGCTTAGTTTTTTTGAGTAA
- a CDS encoding FAD:protein FMN transferase, translated as MRIGNVVKVVYIRIALLSLIALVLSGCGEQPKLVALTGTTMGTYYSIKWVEQEGVPAPETVRKEVQSLLEQVNAQMSTYRSDSELSRFNQLQSLQPFAVSTATAKVVKEALRLSKLSDGAYDITVGPIVNLWSFGPEARPEKIPSDELIQERMAEVGYHHLTVLGNNRLVKDIPHLYVDLSSIAKGYGVDLVFEYLKDKLHIRNLMVDIGGEMRVQGENPSGVPWRIAIEKPLVNERAVQEIIEVGDNAIATSGDYRNYFEENGVRYSHLINPRTGKPIQNRVVSVTVIDKSCMTADGYATMFSIMGEQESIALANRENIPLLLIVKTNQGFEEFRSDTFDEYIKR; from the coding sequence ATGAGAATAGGGAATGTTGTGAAAGTTGTGTATATCCGTATCGCTCTTTTATCGCTAATAGCACTTGTTCTTTCTGGGTGTGGAGAGCAACCAAAGCTAGTGGCTCTCACTGGTACCACGATGGGAACTTATTACTCCATTAAATGGGTTGAACAAGAAGGTGTGCCAGCTCCAGAAACCGTACGTAAAGAAGTACAGAGTTTGCTTGAGCAAGTTAATGCTCAAATGTCTACCTATCGTTCCGATTCAGAATTAAGCCGCTTTAATCAGCTTCAATCTTTGCAGCCTTTCGCCGTATCTACTGCAACGGCTAAGGTGGTTAAGGAAGCACTTCGGTTGTCGAAGTTGAGCGATGGTGCTTACGATATAACAGTAGGGCCGATCGTGAACTTATGGAGTTTTGGCCCTGAAGCGAGACCAGAAAAAATACCTAGCGATGAGCTAATTCAAGAGAGAATGGCTGAAGTCGGTTACCACCACTTAACTGTATTGGGCAATAACAGGCTAGTGAAAGATATTCCCCATCTCTATGTTGATTTGTCGTCTATCGCAAAAGGCTATGGTGTTGATCTAGTCTTCGAATATCTAAAAGACAAGTTGCACATTCGTAACTTGATGGTGGATATTGGTGGAGAAATGCGCGTTCAAGGTGAAAACCCATCAGGTGTTCCTTGGCGTATTGCTATTGAGAAGCCGCTAGTAAACGAACGAGCGGTGCAAGAAATCATTGAAGTTGGTGACAATGCTATTGCTACCTCTGGAGACTACCGTAATTACTTCGAGGAAAATGGAGTGAGATACTCTCACTTGATTAACCCAAGAACAGGTAAGCCGATTCAGAATCGAGTGGTTTCAGTCACCGTTATTGATAAGAGCTGTATGACAGCTGACGGTTACGCTACAATGTTTTCAATAATGGGAGAGCAAGAGTCAATAGCACTTGCTAACAGGGAAAATATCCCGCTGCTGCTGATAGTGAAAACGAATCAAGGATTTGAAGAGTTTCGATCAGACACATTCGATGAATATATAAAGAGATAG
- a CDS encoding NADH:ubiquinone reductase (Na(+)-transporting) subunit D, with protein MASETLKKSLLAPVLDNNPIALQVLGVCSALAVTTKLETAFVMTIAVCFVTAFSNLFVSLIRNHIPNSVRIIVQMAIIASLVIVVDEVLKAYLFEISKQLSVFVGLIITNCIVMGRAEAYAMKSPPLPSFIDGIANGLGYGFVLLTVGFFRELLGSGKLFGLEILPLTKNGGWYEPNGLMLLAPSAFFLIGFLIWVIRTIKPEQVEAKE; from the coding sequence ATGGCTAGTGAGACTTTGAAAAAGAGCCTGCTTGCTCCAGTTCTGGATAACAACCCGATTGCATTGCAAGTATTGGGTGTTTGTTCGGCTCTTGCGGTTACAACTAAGTTGGAAACTGCATTTGTAATGACGATAGCGGTGTGCTTTGTTACAGCGTTTTCTAACCTTTTTGTATCTCTTATACGTAATCATATTCCAAACAGCGTACGTATCATCGTTCAGATGGCAATCATCGCTTCTTTGGTTATCGTAGTAGATGAGGTGTTAAAGGCCTATCTGTTTGAGATATCGAAACAACTATCGGTATTTGTCGGCTTGATCATTACTAACTGTATCGTAATGGGCCGTGCAGAAGCTTACGCTATGAAGTCGCCTCCATTGCCATCTTTCATTGACGGCATTGCGAACGGTTTGGGCTATGGCTTCGTTCTTCTAACCGTTGGTTTTTTCAGAGAGTTACTAGGTTCTGGTAAACTATTTGGTCTGGAAATCTTACCGCTGACTAAAAACGGTGGTTGGTATGAGCCGAATGGCTTAATGCTTCTAGCACCTTCTGCCTTCTTCCTAATCGGTTTCCTTATCTGGGTTATCCGTACGATTAAACCAGAACAAGTAGAAGCGAAGGAGTAA